The DNA segment TGTGCTAAGGTTATTCCAATCCCCTCCTACACATGTGAgctctctgtactggctggtgttgtgtgtcaacttgacacagctcgagttatcacagagaaaggagcttcagttgaggaaatgcctccatgagatccagctgtaaggcattttctcaattagtgattaaggggagagggccccttgtgggtgggaccatccctggactggtagtcttgggtttataagagagcaggctgagcaagtcagggaaagcaagccagtaaagaacatccctccatggcctctgcatcagctcctgcttcctgacctgctggagttccagtcctgcatcctttggtgatgaacagcagtatggaagtgtaagccaaataaaccctttcctccccaacttgcttcttggtcatgatgtctgtgcaggaatagaacccctgactaagacactctcaAAGACAATAACACCCTTGAGCTGGACATTGGCAGCAGGCCGTGTCTGAGCACCACCACACCTCTTAGAGTGGATTTAGTGCTTTCTTCCCATTCTGTTGCCACAGGTACATACGGGCCCTGCACAtgctgaagatggccttgagcCTCCACTCCTGGGCTCATGCCAGATTCTCCAGCATGCTCAAATGAGGCTTGCTCTtggatgcacatacacactcttgTTGTAGCTCATTGTTTCTCTCTGACATCACTCTCTAGTTAATGTTTCCAGAGATAAATGAGAACTTAGCCCTTCAATGTCCCCATCCTCGCTGATATCACcttctggggtttttgtttgtttgtttgtttgtttgttttttcaggagGCCAGAGTCAAAAGAAGATAGAGACTCTTCATGCAACGGGAGTAAGGTGCCCTTCACTGGGGTGGCTTCCATGCTGGCAAATGACAACCCACGATGTCAAAAAACTGGCCAGAACTCCAGAAGACGTAATAAACACTCAAGGAAAGGGTTCCCACTTCCTGGAGCCATGCCACAGGGTAACAGAACATTCTCCCTTGGCCTCTGAGGATGATGGCTGTCTTGAGAGGCTCACCAGCAACCATTCTGGTATTGATGAAAATCAAGAATTTCTGTCTGGGGGAGCTCAGAGTTCTTCGAATAAATCACATCTTAGTGAGAGAAATGGCCAGGGGAAACACTGTCCTCAGACTCGGGTGAAAAACGAGGCACAGCCGTTGGCTCTCAGTGTTGACATTCGGGGTTGCATTTCCCATCAAGATAACAATATACTGCATAAAAGAGACAAAGGCCACAGCAGCGGTGACTGTGATCAAGCCATCAACCCCATGTCATCCCTCACCCAGGATTGTGACTACACACAACAGAAGGCCTATCAGTGCAGCAAGGGCCAAGAAGCCTTCAATGACAGCCCTAGTCTGGAACTTCATCAACAGAGCCTCTTAGGAAAGAAGTCCCCTGTCCATAGTACTCCCAAGGACACCAAGCATAGCCCCAGTGTCCCCATTCAACAAAGTGTTCATCTAGGAACAAAGCGCTACTGTTGTCATGAGTGTGGCACAGGTTTCAGTCACAGCTCagctcttcagacacaccggagaGTGCACACAGGGGAGAAACCCTACAGGTGCAACAGCTGTGGGAAGGCCTTCAGCCGCAGCTCAGATCTCAACATCCACCGCCGAGtgcacactggagagaaaccttacaagtgTGAGGTGTGTGGGAAGGGCTTCACAAAGTGGGACCACCTCCAGATACACAAGAgaattcacacaggagagaagccatatAAGTGTGGAGACTGTGGCAAATGCTTTAGCTGTAGCTGGAACCTTCACACCCACCAGAGAGTCCACACTGAGGAGAAACCATACAAGTGTGATGAGTGTGGAAAGCGCTTCAGCTTGAGCTTCAACCTCCACAGCCATCAGCgggtccacacaggagagaagccatatAAATGTGAAGAGTGCAGGAAGGATTTCAGTTCAGCCTCAAGCTTCCAAAGGCATCAGCGGGtccatacaggagagaagccattTGTCTGCAATGTGTGTGGGAAGGGCTTCAGTCAGAGCTCGAATTTTCAAGCCCACCAGAGAGTTCATACCAGGGAAAAACCATACAGATGTGATGTGTGTGGGAAGCATTTCACCTGGAGCCTTCACAATCACCAGAgggtccacacaggagagaaaccatacatgtgtgtggagtgtgGGAAAGGCTTCAGTCATGCCTCAAGTCTGCAGGCTCATCAGAGTGTCCACACAGGCGAGAGACCATTCAAATGCAATGTGTGCCAGAAAAGGTTCCGTCAGGCCTCAATCCTCCAGGACCACGAGAGGGTGCACACAGGGGAGAAGCCCTACAAGTGTAGCACATGTGGGAAAGTCTTCAGCCAGAGGTCTGGTCTCCAAGTCCATCAGAGAATTCACACCGGGGAGAAGCCATTCAAGTGTGAGGAGTGTGGGAAGGAATtcagatggaactcagggcttagTTCTCACCAGAGGGTCCACACAGGAGGGAAACCCTACACGTGTCAGCCGTGTGGGAAGGGCTTCAGTCAGGCttcacacctccacacacatctgAAAAGCCACACCACAGAGAGGACCTAAATCTGCAGCATCTGCTATAAGGGCTTCAGCCAGAGATCGCATCTACCACTCGCGGGTCCACAGTGCAGGGAACCCCTAGGTTTGTTCTGCACTCGGGTGGGTTCCATGCTGCTGGTTGTTAACAgtgtcaccaaacccagaggCTTCAGGAGAGATAGTATTTTGGTATTTTGCCCTCAACTCATTCTCCTACTGAGCTCATTATGAAAAAGGAAGACAGTATTTGAGAATGGACCTTCttagcataaacacacacacaaaagactaGAGACATATAGAAAaggattctgatttaattataaaaggAAGAATTGTCAATTGTCAagaataaaaccaataaaaaatcaTTGTGGCTCATACTAATGCTGAGATTGTTTCACTGTGGGTAACCAATTGGCAAAGAGCTTGTAGCAACTATATGGGAGAAATTACCAATAAACATCCTAAAAGCACATGACTTCAGCTTACACAAAGGACTAATTCGATTCTCCaccatataataaaaaaaaaaaacaccgaTTCCTGAAATGCTTACATTTTATACTGATGCAAATACAATAGGAATGGCTGGTTATAAGTCAGAAAATTGTAACAGAATCCCcccattaatttaaatattaatacaacaagaagcctgtgattgagcagtggaaaaggaaggagggtagAGATTtctggagatgggagaggaggatcTGCAGCAAGAGAACCCGATTGGTCACTGCATGGGGCAGCCATGGAGGCAGCAGAGTAGCTGGGGCCTGAGAGTAGCTGGGTATAGCGAGGGATGGtgccttttgttgtttttttgtttgtttgtttgtttgttttttgggttggtttttttttttttttttttttttttttttttttttttggaggtttgtttggttggttttttttgggttggttttttttttttttttttttttttttttttgttttttcgagacagggtttctctgtgtacccctggctgtcctggaactcactctgtagaccagggtggcctcaaactcagaaatccacctgcctctgcctcccaagtgctgggattaaaggtgtgcaccaccaccgcctggcctatggtgccattttttaatatttcccacaacaaagCCACATACACCTCAGTTCAAACATCAAAGCTGTATACCATTCTTATGATATTATTAGATTTTCCTGAATCTCTTGATTATAGTTACCGAGTCTAAGTATGCAGAAAGAGTTGTTTTGCATATAGAAACTGCTGAGCTTATTCAGGATGATTCAAAGTTAACTTCAGTGTTTTATTGAACTACAACAATTGATCAGAAATGGAAATCATCCATTGCATATAACACATATCATATCCCATACATGTGTACCTACCTGGCCCTCTAGCACATGGTAATGATGAAATTGATCAgctattgataaaaaaaaatgtgctagaAGCTTCAGAATTCCATAAGAAATACGATATTAACaacaagagttaaaaaaaatggtttttctaTCACctggcaacaaaacaaaaaaatgataagaaattgTCTTTCTTGTTATTTATACAATCAAACTCTATTACTTGTAGGAAGTaaccacaaacatacaaacaaacaaacaaatgacattTGGCAAATGGTTGTGTTTCGTTTGCagagtttggaaaattaaaatatatgtccTATACCAGAGTCACATACTCAGGGTTTCAATGGATAAGTGCCTTAAGTTCAAACAGCTGATTCTATAATTGCACATTTTTTGAAAGTTATAGCAATTATGAGAACACCTGGACAGATTAAAACTGGCAGTGCTCCATCCTATGTCTCTAGTAAAATGAAGCAATTTCTTGCATATTATAATGTAAAGCATGCCACAGGTACCACACAGTCCTGTAGATCCAGCAGGTTGTACAGAGATGTAATCATACCTCCACAGAGATGCTGCGCAGACAGGAGTGGCAAAGACTCCCAGAGATAGATTACATAAAGCTCTATTgactttaaactttttaaatgctAGTatacaaaaaacccaaaacaaacaaacaaacaaacagctacCAAGAGACATTGGATGATAGAACGTGCTGAATGGAACCGGCTTGTTTATATTAAGGATGCCCTAAACTCAGAatggaaggcagaaaaaaaatcaggaaagaggttttgtatttgtttcaatGGGATTCCAtccaaatttataaaaatcagatTTGACAAGGGACACCCCTGAAGATATTGCTGcagacataaagaaataaatcaagagGACCAACAACAGGTAACACACATTGCTGGTCCGTCTGCAAGGGAACAGCTCTTAGATTGGCtgagacatgaaaatgtctccagTCAGAACTTGAGATACCTCATTGGCTACTAAATCTTCAGGGCTCATCGCGCCAGCGTTTCATATGGCATAGGTGAGAATTATGACCGTGTGGctattgtggtggttttaatagGTTTGAATTCGTGGCTCAAAGGGAATGCAACTATTAGAACCAGCTGTGTTGGAGGCAGTgcgtcactgtggggatgggctttgaggtctcaggctcaggctccacccagagCAGAAGAGagcttccatctgtctgtctgtctgtctgtctgtctgtgggtgaCAGTGACCTTttactgcctgcagatcaagatgtagaactcatagctacttctccagtacatgtctgcctgcaggctgccatgcttcctgtcatgatgataatggactgaacctctgaaaaatgtaagccagccccaattaaatgttttctttatatgagttgccttcgtcatgatgtctgttcatagTAGTAAAACCCAAACTATGACAGATTACGGTACCAGGTGACCGTGCTTTTGTTTAAAGGAATGCGGGCTTTAAGAATTTGgaaagcagccgggcgtggtggcgcatgcctttaatcccagcacttgggaggcagaggcaggcggatttctgagttcgaggccagcctggtctacaaagtgagttccaggacagccagggctatacagagaaaccctgtctcaaaaaaaccaaaacaaaaaaaaaaacaaaagaatttggaaagcagtggaatgttttaagtgggaTTTGATGGACCATGCCATTATAAGCATGGGAGATAGTGGTGTTAAGGATGATTTGAACTGTGTGCTCCTGACTTAAGATGTTTCTGGGAAGACAGTCCTTgtgatgttttggtgaagaatgtgactttttttttttacccttttatGCAGAGTCTGCCTCAGGTTAAGATGAAGAAATataaaggaaatctcaaaacaatGTAGTTTAGACTTTATCATGTGGTTCACTCTTAAGAACAGGTTTCTGATCAAGCCTGGAAAGGAGAAATACAAAAATGTTTGTTCAAAGAATAAAAGGGCACCAGAAATTGGAGTGGAGCTAATTCcagtgttcaaggatattaaatggaattaaggaagTAGCGACCTTTGGGCAAAACCCTACCCACCTAAGCTTATTGTATATGCATTTGCAGTTGAACAAGATGTAGTCATGTCATGTTAGGTGTTATGCCTTTAACcttaggacacagaggcaggcagatcaagaacagatcaagagttcaagagcaaccagtactgagcaagttccaggtaaagaaaagcttaagtctaGGCATGGTTGTACAGACTGTCAGTCCCAGCCGTTAGGAGACAGAGCCctgcagatctctaagttcacaATCGATCGACAGAACAAGTACAGGGAAGCCATAATGGGCAGCAATGGGACTCTTCAAAAAGTGGTAAAGATGTAGTAGAAGAGGAGGTCATGTTCCAGCCCAAGCAAgcaacagaacttggcagctttgacCATGGAGCTCTGGCTTTGgagtccagaatagaaggaaTTACTGGGACAAATAAGTGATACTGATTAGCTGGCACTAACGAATTAGTGGTGATTACAAAGATAACAGCATCATGGAGGTGAAATccgggaagtattttctgagagcacaaagaaatcGTGTTCCAGAGATGCCATCCTGCTGGCAGtcagacttggtaatgtgtaagaactACCCAAGTGGTACTGGGCTTGAAGGCATGAAGGCGTCATGgggaacagctgaggcttggcactgaggggccaggaaaggccattggtgaaggtacagcctaagtgacagttgaaggcccaggactgaaggggtcattcaAAGAAGTCAAGGTTTGGAACCATGAAGGAGGCCTATGAAAGGTTATTGATGAAAGTGCAGCCTCGTTTCAGGGAAGATACCCGTGTCTCGGAGATACCAGTGCCATGGATGaccaacaacaatagcagcagcagtcgAGTGGAGTCAGCCAGAGCCTTGAGTGCCACGGAGGCCTGAGCTGGAAAAGTGACCCAAGCACTCACTGTCTTTGGAGGAGCCcggaagatcatgtgtggattcaGACATTGGAACTGAAGTCGCTTTGGAGACCCCatgatgttagagatgccagagccctgGGATACTTGCTGAGGAAAGCTAGTAATAGGGAGTGGatccagcccaagagaaagaattaTGTTGTCGTCAACAAACCTGAAGGGAGCTGGACATCAGAACAGTGTGGAGCTTTTCcagctgggttttggtcttgctttggtcagGCAGTTCCTCACTATGGCATTTTGGAATGgcaatgtatatcctgtgatggTGGAAACATGTGGTCTGCTTTTGGATTTTCATGTTACAGGGGATTAGTTAAGAGATCACATGAATCTTAAAGGGGACTTTAAACTTTGGAGTTTTAAACATTATTGAGACTGTAGTAGACTTTTGAACTtcgaaaaaaaattcattttgcgTTATAATGGCTACCAACCCATGGTGGCCAGGGTGTGGAATGGGGTGGTTTGATTAGGTTTGaaccttgtcttagttagggttttactgtgaacagacaccatggccaaggcaactcttacaaggaaaacatttaattggggttggcttaaaggttcagaggttcagtccattatcatcaaggtgggaacatggcagcatccaagcaggcatagtgcaggaggagctgatatttctatattttcatctgaaggctgcgaGTAGAATActggcagctagaatgagggtctgaaagcccacacccatagtgacacacctactccaagaaggccaacctactccaacagggctagatcttctaatagtgccactccctgggccaagcatatacaaaccataacattccatttcctggcccccataggcttgttcaaacatatgagtctatgggggccatacctaaacacaatataatgcaaaatacatttagtccactTCCAGAGTCCCCAAAgactatagcagtctcaacaatgttaaaagtccaaagtttaaggtctcttctgagattcatccaatcacttaactgtaatccccaaagcaagacaggaaaccaactgggcaaactccaaactctgcatcttcatggctgatgtcaaagcggtcttcagatctccaattccttt comes from the Mus pahari chromosome 19, PAHARI_EIJ_v1.1, whole genome shotgun sequence genome and includes:
- the LOC110337148 gene encoding zinc finger protein 235-like is translated as MEKLRKPRGPTVLAVFSQSPSSPSLLPRALPCLKEKRTMTKSQEAVTFRDVAVIFSEEELRLLNAAQRKLYHDVMLENFRNLLAVGGQSQKKIETLHATGVRCPSLGWLPCWQMTTHDVKKLARTPEDVINTQGKGSHFLEPCHRVTEHSPLASEDDGCLERLTSNHSGIDENQEFLSGGAQSSSNKSHLSERNGQGKHCPQTRVKNEAQPLALSVDIRGCISHQDNNILHKRDKGHSSGDCDQAINPMSSLTQDCDYTQQKAYQCSKGQEAFNDSPSLELHQQSLLGKKSPVHSTPKDTKHSPSVPIQQSVHLGTKRYCCHECGTGFSHSSALQTHRRVHTGEKPYRCNSCGKAFSRSSDLNIHRRVHTGEKPYKCEVCGKGFTKWDHLQIHKRIHTGEKPYKCGDCGKCFSCSWNLHTHQRVHTEEKPYKCDECGKRFSLSFNLHSHQRVHTGEKPYKCEECRKDFSSASSFQRHQRVHTGEKPFVCNVCGKGFSQSSNFQAHQRVHTREKPYRCDVCGKHFTWSLHNHQRVHTGEKPYMCVECGKGFSHASSLQAHQSVHTGERPFKCNVCQKRFRQASILQDHERVHTGEKPYKCSTCGKVFSQRSGLQVHQRIHTGEKPFKCEECGKEFRWNSGLSSHQRVHTGGKPYTCQPCGKGFSQASHLHTHLKSHTTERT